CGTGAGGCAACTCCAAGATATAAACATCGCGCAAGGTCACCGGCCCAATACCGCCACTGGTTAGAACATTGCGGGCCAGGGGCATGGGCTGTTTTGCCTCACAAACAACGAGGCTGGCGGTGATGGCGAGAATTATAAAAAGTACCCGACTGCGGATGAACCGGAACCAACCGGGCATACAGAACAGAAGAAGCACAAGCGGCAGCAAAAACAACCCCAGATAGATCAAAATCTTCAGCAGATTTCCGGAAACGGCCAAAAGCAACGTGCCGGGGTTGCCCAGTAGTTTTTCCAACAGCCTCTCTATTTTGAAGTTGTAGAGGGACGGCAAACCAACAGAGGTTTTTAGCCAATATTCAAACCCCCACAAGGCGCTCCACCCCGCCAGCAAAGGCGCTGCCGCCCGCATGAGGGTGGAACGAGAAAAGCCGTGTTTCAGCAAAAAAACAAAGGCAAAAGCTATGGGTACAACCAAACCAAGTTGGCGGCACAAAATGGCCCCACTGGCAAATAACGTACCTAAGACCAAGTAGAAGTTAGACTCAACCTGGAGACGACGGATCAGGAAGAGTGTGGCGAACACGGTAAAAGTGGCAAAAGGCACGTCGGTCATAAAAGTGTGGGAGAGGGCAAAGTAGATGGGATTGGCCGCCATCACCAATGCACCCGTAACGGCAAGATACCGGGAATCGCCGACCTGCTTGAGCAAGAGGTAGGTTCCCAGGATACCTGTCAGGGCCAGCCAGAGCGTGGAGAATCTGAGGGCGGTAAAAGAAAAGCCATCTGGAAGGCAAAACAGCGCGCCCCACAAAGTATGCGTAAGCAGGGGCATGGTGGTCCAGCCGGTCGGCCGAAAGCTCCCCTCTTCAACCAAGCGTTTGACAGTTTGGCCGTAAGACC
The genomic region above belongs to Anaerolineae bacterium and contains:
- a CDS encoding glycosyltransferase family 39 protein, with the translated sequence MLSALWILAVIIVNPYGHFPLNDDWSYGQTVKRLVEEGSFRPTGWTTMPLLTHTLWGALFCLPDGFSFTALRFSTLWLALTGILGTYLLLKQVGDSRYLAVTGALVMAANPIYFALSHTFMTDVPFATFTVFATLFLIRRLQVESNFYLVLGTLFASGAILCRQLGLVVPIAFAFVFLLKHGFSRSTLMRAAAPLLAGWSALWGFEYWLKTSVGLPSLYNFKIERLLEKLLGNPGTLLLAVSGNLLKILIYLGLFLLPLVLLLFCMPGWFRFIRSRVLFIILAITASLVVCEAKQPMPLARNVLTSGGIGPVTLRDVYILELPHAPILPAAFWWAITVLGIVGGGMIVVYIFSVTAALFGSSDGLKSNNDRFLLTFLLSACLIYCLPIVISGFFDRYLLPLAPLLAAVLAISMRTLQSRPQPIWTTLALLLICLYASFSIAATHDYLAWNRTRWVALQTLMTNDHLPPAEIDGGFEFNGWYLYYADYVPDPSKSWWWVHNDRYLVTMGPVAGYELVRQYSFQRWLPPEPGYIFILRRESR